The Mesorhizobium sp. B1-1-8 genome contains a region encoding:
- a CDS encoding YnfA family protein, with the protein MIYPIYIAAALAEIAGCFSFWAWWRLDKSPLWLAPGLVSLALFGFLLALVDASAAGRAYAAYGGIYIAASLGWLWLVEGVRPDLWDVAGAALCVAGASIILLAPRGA; encoded by the coding sequence ATGATCTATCCCATCTACATCGCAGCAGCCCTTGCCGAGATCGCCGGCTGCTTTTCGTTCTGGGCCTGGTGGCGGCTGGACAAGTCGCCGCTATGGCTGGCGCCGGGTCTGGTTTCGCTGGCGCTGTTCGGTTTTCTGCTGGCGCTCGTCGACGCATCGGCGGCCGGCCGCGCTTACGCGGCCTATGGCGGTATCTATATCGCGGCCTCGCTGGGCTGGCTGTGGCTGGTGGAAGGAGTGCGCCCAGACCTATGGGATGTGGCGGGAGCAGCGCTCTGCGTCGCGGGCGCTTCGATCA